A region of Aquarana catesbeiana isolate 2022-GZ linkage group LG08, ASM4218655v1, whole genome shotgun sequence DNA encodes the following proteins:
- the LOC141104799 gene encoding uncharacterized protein translates to MFVTVNVLLYIQSENLENYNIIVKEDYDEDDEEYGVMEEPSEGYNDMMEPPNTRNPPERCPRPLYSRDSTQEGHTIPHHHQNEDSSGKKVAIKREKNDMYVRDNQPSMQEVVMVGTIKEEDSSVDMTLADDFGPWTTSMGHLISSPEYDTKDNDPAQYSPVHGHVNRRTNEGVERAMDPSDLEESSSILDTTSSNIDRPFHGMDRSLHPPHPEGSSPDQSHTSILGDDEIFTKSPYNEGFTIIASPLVRPRTHHREKRPFVCLECGKCFKTKSNLIRHENVHIGMRPFICSECGKGFTAKSHLDRHEKSHTGDRPFSCPECGKCFKQKDRLKAHFRVHTGETPFSCAECKKSFIDKADIVRHQRVHTGEKPFSCPECGKSFSQKGHLNIHLKLHTGEKPFSCPECGKCFTHKTTLINHQRFHTGEQPFFCLACGKRFTRKLTLERHQKLHMEQTPLSCLECGISFKTKTELKIHQRGHTGKEIYACPECGKSFINNSELARHRKTHSGEKTFSCAECGKRFVREGELLAHLQSHGGERPFTCSECGKSFVLKKYLVKHQKSHTGERPFSCPDCGKCFTLKAHLLRHRRGHTGERPFSCAECGKGFIQKIHLIRHHRTHSVPSDAGDACDGVL, encoded by the exons atgtttgttacagtgaatgttttattatatattcagagtgaaaACCTTGAGAATTATAATATTATTGTTAAAGAAGAttatgatgaggatgatgaggagtaTGGTGTGATGGAGGAACCATCTGAAGGATACAatgatatgatggagccacctaataccaggaacccaccagagagatgtccccgtcctctgtattcccgggattccacacaggaaggtcacaccatacctcaccatcatcag AATGAAGACTCGAGTGGTAAAAAAGTGGCGATTAAGCGGGAGAAAAATGACATGTATGTGAGGGACAATCAGCCATCTATGCAGGAGGTAGTGATGGTGGGAACAATTAAAGAGGAGGATTCTTCTGTAGATATGACCTTGG CAGATGACTTCGGTCCCTGGACCACCTCGATGGGACATCTCATCTCCTCTCCAGAATATGATACCAAAGACAATGACCCGGCACAATATTCTCCAGTACATGGCCATGTGAATCGAAGAACAAATGAGGGTGTAGAGAGAGCGATGGATCCCTCTGACCTGGAGGAATCTTCCAGTATTTTGGATACGACTTCCTCAAATATTGATCGGCCATTTCATGGGATGGACAGGTCTCTCCATCCACCTCATCCTGAGGGATCTTCTCCTGATCAGTCCCATACTTCCATACTTGGAGATGATGAGATATTCACAAAGTCTCCATATAACGAAGGTTTCACAATCATAGCATCGCCCCTTGTACGTCCGAGGACCCACCACCGAGAGAAACGCCCCTTTGTATGTctagagtgcgggaagtgtttcaagACCAAATCCAATCTCATCAGACATGAAAACGTTCACATCGGGATGCGGCCCTTTATCTGCTCGGAGTGCGGGAAAGGCTTTACGGCCAAGTCGCATCTTGACAGGCATGAAAAAAGCCACACCGGGGACCGTCCCTTTTCCtgcccagagtgcgggaaatgctttaagCAGAAAGATCGCCTGAAGGCCCACTTTAGGGTTCACACGGGGGAGACTCCCTTCTCGTGTGCGGAGTGTAAGAAGTCGTTCATAGACAAGGCAGATATTGTCAGGCATCAGAGGGTTCATACGGGCGAGAAGCCCTTttcctgtcccgagtgcgggaaatccTTCTCACAGAAAGGACACCTCAATATCCATTTGAAGCTccacacgggcgagaagccgttctcctgtcccgagtgcgggaaatgtttcactcacaAAACCACGCTCATAAACCACCAGAGGTTCCACACCGGCGAACAGCCGTTTTTCTGTTTAGCGTGCGGGAAACGCTTCACCCGGAAACTGACGCTTGAAAGGCATCAGAAGCTTCACATGGAGCAAACCCCGCTGTCCTGCTTGGAGTGCGGGATCTCCTTCAAAACGAAGACGGAGCTGAAGATCCACCAGAGGGGCCACACCGGGAAGGAGATCTACGCCtgcccagagtgcgggaaatccttcATAAACAATTCCGAACTCGCCAGGCACCGCAAGACCCACTCCGGCGAGAAGACCTTCTCCTGCgcagagtgcgggaaacgtttcgtCCGAGAAGGAGAACTGCTCGCGCACCTCCAAAGTCACGGCGGCGAGCGTCCTTTtacgtgttcagagtgcgggaagtccTTCGTGCTGAAGAAATATCTGGTGAAGCACCAGAAAAGCCACACGGGGGAGCGCCCCTTCTCATGCCCCGATTGCGGGAAGTGCTTCACTTTGAAGGCGCACCTTCTAAGACACCGGAGAGGTCACACGGGGGAACGCCCCTTTTCATGTGCAGAGTGCGGGAAAGGCTTTattcaaaaaatacatttaattagaCATCATAGGACGCACTCTGTACCTTCCGACGCCGGCGACGCGTGCGACGGAGTGTTATAG